A single Larimichthys crocea isolate SSNF chromosome VIII, L_crocea_2.0, whole genome shotgun sequence DNA region contains:
- the LOC113746370 gene encoding low affinity immunoglobulin epsilon Fc receptor-like: MTYTEEIQMSFPHKNSDEDSETLTVTEVEDITGIEDEDITGTEGTLNILIKRLQSNWQAILIGILIVLVSGVTSALFSQINKQQFLNAKLQHMPEETAWNEKKFKMENIQLKQLLNSTYQNLTLLGTENNQLKLHLTATLDTFTLLSAENTQLNLFLNNITQENTQLNLHLENPIQEKRQLDVENQKLNMFLNSTPENFNLIEEENKQLNLHLNESLKIITHQGAESKQLHRLLLNEQLNSMQLKAANEHQLSILFSDEMGFIWRFCNRDTLQCSRCLPGWTEHASRCFILFHETKKWEKAHIECLDYGGDLAMVWNKEDQAFLTNMTFQYVQQNPSENFHSAWIGLQDMVKEGTFFWVNGDTFKWNFIYWMDQEPNNVMAAWDTSQAGQDCVAIVPPTRIGAED; this comes from the exons ATGACTTACACTGAAGAAATCCAaatgag tttccCACACAAAAATTCTGATGAGGACTCAGAAACACTCACAGTCACAGAAGTTGAAGATATAACAGGCATAGAAGATGAAGATATAACGGGCACAGAAGGGACATTAAACATCTTGATAAAAAGACTGCAATCCAATTGGCAAGCTATTTTAATTGGGATTTTGATAGTGCTTGTGTCTGGTGTGACCAGTGCCCTCTTCAGTcagataaataaacagcaatttCTGAATGCAAAATTACAACATATGCCAGAGGAGACAGCATGGAAtgagaaaaagtttaaaatggaaaacattcagctgaaacAGCTTCTGAATTCCACCTATCAGAACCTCACCCTTCTGGGTACTGAGAACAACCAACTGAAGCTGCACTTAACTGCAACACTGGATACCTTCACCTTGTTGTCTGCTGAAAATACACAGCTAAACCTGTTCTTGAACAACATCacccaagaaaatacacagctgaacctgCACTTGGAGAACCCGATTCAAGAAAAGAGACAATTGGATGTGGAGAACCAAAAGCTTAACATGTTTCTGAATTCAACTCCTGAAAACTTTAACCTCATAGAGGAAGAGAACAAACAACTTAACCTCCATCTGAACGAATCACTGAAGATCATCACCCACCAAGGCGCAGAAAGCAAACAGTTGCACCGGCTGTTATTAAATGAACAGCTAAACTCCATGCAGCTGAAAGCAGCTAATGAACACCAGCTTTCAATCCTGTTCTCGGACGAAATGGGCTTCATTTGGAGATTCTGCAACAGAGACACCCTGCAGTGTTCACGCTGCCTGCCTGGCTGGACTGAGCACGCTTCACGCTGCTTCATCCTGTTCCACGAAACAAAGAAGTGGGAAAAGGCTCACATAGAGTGTCTTGACTATGGGGGTGACCTGGCTATGGTTTGGAATAAAGAAGACCAGGCATTCTTGACAAACATGACTTTTCAGTATGTACAGCAGAATCCTAGCGAGAATTTTCATTCAGCATGGATTGGATTGCAAGATATGGTCAAGGAGGGCACCTTCTTCTGGGTCAATGGCGACACATTCAAGTGGAATTTCATTTATTGGATGGATCAGGAGCCAAATAACGTTATGGCCGCCTGGGACACAAGCCAGGCAGGACAGGACTGTGTTGCCATTGTTCCACCAACACGCATTGGAGCGGAGGACTAG
- the LOC109136962 gene encoding F-box/LRR-repeat protein 3 — protein sequence MKRGLQGNEEEDGGGTSGGSQETLKRSLKQKRKKDLEEEGAHWECLPQEILLHIFQYLPLLDRAYASQVCRGWNQAFHMPELWRCFEFELNQPASSYLKATHPDLIKQIIKRHSNHLQYVSFKVDSSRESAEAACDILSQLVNCSLKTLGLISTARPSFMELPKSHFISALTVVFVNSKSLSSLKIDDTPVDDPSLKVLVANNSDTLKLLKMSSCPHVSPAGILCVADQCHGLRELALNYHLLSDELLIALSSEKHVHLEHLRIDVISENPGQQFHTIKKSSWDAMVRHSPKFNLVMYFFLYEDEFGPFFRDEIPITHLYFGRSVSKDVLGRVGLTCPRLVELVVCANGLRPLDEELIRIAQRCTQLSAIGLGECEVSCSAFVEFVKMCGDRLTQLSIMEEVLVPDHRYGLDDIHWEVSKHLGRVWFPDMMPTW from the exons ATGAAACGCGGCCTGCAAgggaatgaggaggaggatggaggtggCACCAGCGGTGGCTCTCAGGAGACTCTTAAACGGTCCCTcaagcagaagaggaagaaagattTGGAGGAAGAAGGAGCCCACTGGGAGTGTCTGCCACAGGAGATCCTGCTTCACATCTTTCAGTACCTGCCTCTACTGGATCGGGCTTATGCTTCTCAG GTGTGCCGGGGCTGGAACCAGGCTTTTCATATGCCAGAGCTGTGGCGGTGCTTTGAGTTCGAGTTGAATCAACCAGCAAGCTCGTACCTAAAGGCCACACATCCAGACCTCATCAAACAGATAATCAAAAGGCACTCCAATCACCTGCAGTATGTCAGCTTTAAG gtggacagcagcagagagtccGCAGAAGCAGCGTGCGACATCCTCTCTCAGCTCGTGAATTGTTCCCTGAAGACACTGGGGCTCATCTCCACAGCCAGGCCCAGCTTCATGGAGCTGCCCAAA TCTCACTTCATCTCAGCACTGACAGTGGTTTTTGTCAACTCCAAATCGCTGTCCTCCCTGAAGATCGATGACACACCGGTGGATGACCCCTCCCTTAAAGTCCTCGTGGCCAATAACAGCGACACCCTCAAACTGCTGAAAATGAGCAGTTGCCCTCATGTTTCACCTGCAG GCATTCTATGCGTGGCCGATCAGTGCCATGGCCTGAGAGAACTGGCTCTCAACTACCATTTGCTGAGTGATGAACTTCTCATCGCCCTCTCCTCAGAGAAGCATGTTCACCTTGAGCACCTTCGCATCGACGTGATCAGCGAGAACCCCGGCCAACAGTTTCACACCATCAAGAAGAGCAGCTGGGACGCCATGGTGCGCCACTCTCCCAAATTCAATCTGGTCATGTACTTCTTCCTCTATGAGGACGAGTTCGGGCCTTTCTTCCGCGACGAAATCCCCATTACGCATCTGTACTTCGGCCGCTCCGTCAGTAAAGATGTGCTGGGCCGCGTCGGGCTCACCTGCCCACGTCTGGTCGAACTGGTGGTGTGCGCCAACGGGCTGCGGCCGCTGGATGAAGAGCTGATCCGCATTGCCCAGCGCTGCACACAGCTGTCTGCCATCGGCTTGGGAGAGTGCGAAGTGTCCTGCAGCGCCTTCGTGGAGTTCGTCAAGATGTGTGGAGACAGGCTGACACAACTATCCATCATGGAGGAGGTACTGGTTCCAGATCATCGCTATGGGCTGGATGATATCCACTGGGAGGTGTCAAAGCATTTGGGTCGCGTCTGGTTCCCAGACATGATGCCTACCTGGTAA
- the LOC104926283 gene encoding LIM and senescent cell antigen-like-containing domain protein 1 isoform X1 — MLGVAGMTGSIANALANAACERCKSGFAATEKIVNSNGELYHEQCFVCAQCFQQFPEGLFYEFEGRKYCEHDFQMLFAPCCHQCGEFIIGRVIKAMNNSWHPDCFCCDICQAVLADVGFVKNAGRHLCRPCHNREKARGLGKYICQKCHAIIEEQPLIFKNDPYHPDHFNCNNCGKELTAEARELKGELYCLPCHDKMGVPICGACRRPIEGRVVNAMGKQWHVEHFVCAKCEKPFLGHRHYERKGLAYCETHYNQLFGDVCYHCNRVIEGDVVSALNKAWCVSCFSCSTCNTKLTLKDKFVEIDLRPVCKHCYERMPEELKRRLARRERDAKDRKKKPAVCV; from the exons ATGCTGGGGGTGGCCGGGATGACGGGCAG CATTGCTAATGCCCTGGCCAACGCGGCCTGTGAGCGATGTAAGAGCGGCTTTGCCGCGACCGAGAAGATTGTCAATAGTAACGGGGAGCTGTACCACGAGCAGTGCTTTGTGTGTGCCCAGTGTTTCCAGCAGTTTCCAGAAGGACTCTTCTATGAG TTTGAAGGAAGAAAATATTGTGAACATGACTTCCAGATGCTCTTCGCTCCTTGCTGTCACCAGTGTG GGGAGTTCATCATTGGTCGTGTCATTAAGGCCATGAACAATAGTTGGCATCCTGACTGcttctgctgtgacatttgcCAGGCTGTGCTTGCAGACGTGGGGTTTGTCAAAAATGCTGGCAG ACACCTGTGTCGCCCGTGCCATAACCGCGAGAAAGCTCGCGGCCTGGGCAAGTATATCTGCCAGAAGTGCCATGCCATCATTGAAGAGCAGCCACTGATCTTTAAGAATGATCCCTATCACCCTGACCACTTCAACTGCAACAACTGCGG GAAGGAATTGACGGCTGAAGCCAGGGAACTAAAGGGAGAGCTCTACTGTTTGCCCTGCCACGATAAGATGGGTGTACCAATCTGTGGTGCCTGCAGGAGACCCATCGAGGGGCGTGTTGTCAACGCCATGGGCAAGCAGTGGCATGTGGAG catttTGTGTGCGCCAAGTGTGAAAAGCCTTTCCTCGGCCATCGCCATTATGAGCGGAAGGGGTTGGCTTACTGCGAGACTCATTATAACCAG CTCTTCGGTGATGTGTGCTATCACTGCAACCGTGTGATTGAAGGCGATG TGGTGTCTGCTCTCAACAAGGCCTGGTGTGTCAGTTGTTTCTCGTGCTCTACCTGCAACACAAAACTCACTCTCAA AGATAAGTTTGTTGAAATTGACCTGAGGCCAGTGTGCAAGCACTGTTATGAACGCATGCCGGAGGAGCTGAAACGCCGCCTGGCACGACGTGAGCGCGATGCCAAAGACCGCAAGAAAAaacctgctgtctgtgtgtag
- the LOC104926283 gene encoding LIM and senescent cell antigen-like-containing domain protein 1 isoform X2, translating into MLGVAGMTGSIANALANAACERCKSGFAATEKIVNSNGELYHEQCFVCAQCFQQFPEGLFYEFEGRKYCEHDFQMLFAPCCHQCGEFIIGRVIKAMNNSWHPDCFCCDICQAVLADVGFVKNAGRHLCRPCHNREKARGLGKYICQKCHAIIEEQPLIFKNDPYHPDHFNCNNCGKELTAEARELKGELYCLPCHDKMGVPICGACRRPIEGRVVNAMGKQWHVEHFVCAKCEKPFLGHRHYERKGLAYCETHYNQLFGDVCYHCNRVIEGDVVSALNKAWCVSCFSCSTCNTKLTLKNKFVEFDMKPVCKKCYEKFPLELKKRLKKLAESLGRK; encoded by the exons ATGCTGGGGGTGGCCGGGATGACGGGCAG CATTGCTAATGCCCTGGCCAACGCGGCCTGTGAGCGATGTAAGAGCGGCTTTGCCGCGACCGAGAAGATTGTCAATAGTAACGGGGAGCTGTACCACGAGCAGTGCTTTGTGTGTGCCCAGTGTTTCCAGCAGTTTCCAGAAGGACTCTTCTATGAG TTTGAAGGAAGAAAATATTGTGAACATGACTTCCAGATGCTCTTCGCTCCTTGCTGTCACCAGTGTG GGGAGTTCATCATTGGTCGTGTCATTAAGGCCATGAACAATAGTTGGCATCCTGACTGcttctgctgtgacatttgcCAGGCTGTGCTTGCAGACGTGGGGTTTGTCAAAAATGCTGGCAG ACACCTGTGTCGCCCGTGCCATAACCGCGAGAAAGCTCGCGGCCTGGGCAAGTATATCTGCCAGAAGTGCCATGCCATCATTGAAGAGCAGCCACTGATCTTTAAGAATGATCCCTATCACCCTGACCACTTCAACTGCAACAACTGCGG GAAGGAATTGACGGCTGAAGCCAGGGAACTAAAGGGAGAGCTCTACTGTTTGCCCTGCCACGATAAGATGGGTGTACCAATCTGTGGTGCCTGCAGGAGACCCATCGAGGGGCGTGTTGTCAACGCCATGGGCAAGCAGTGGCATGTGGAG catttTGTGTGCGCCAAGTGTGAAAAGCCTTTCCTCGGCCATCGCCATTATGAGCGGAAGGGGTTGGCTTACTGCGAGACTCATTATAACCAG CTCTTCGGTGATGTGTGCTATCACTGCAACCGTGTGATTGAAGGCGATG TGGTGTCTGCTCTCAACAAGGCCTGGTGTGTCAGTTGTTTCTCGTGCTCTACCTGCAACACAAAACTCACTCTCAA GAACAAGTTTGTGGAGTTTGACATGAAGCCTGTTTGTAAAAAGTGCTATGAGAAGTTTCCTCTGGAGCTGAAGAAAAGGCTCAAAAAGCTGGCCGAGTCTTTGGGACGCAAGTGA